The sequence below is a genomic window from Mytilus edulis chromosome 2, xbMytEdul2.2, whole genome shotgun sequence.
AATTGTTAAATAGAAGTAAAATTCGATACAGATTGTCCAATTGGAATTATcgaaatatattgtttatataattttctgAGTATGTTTTTTGAGAAGTCGCAAACGATTCATTACTGATTTCTTTCATATTGCTTTTTGGACTTTACTTATCACTTGATGTCCTTCGTCCATCGTCGTCCGTAAAATGCAAGATTTGTCTCTTATCATGAAAACAGCTACATGCAGACAAAATTCTACATGgacgaaacttttcagattgTTAAGAACTACCACCGGTCTAGTCATATCAAACATGTCAGACGACTCCtaataggagttattgtcctgaatGATGAAATTTACTTTGTATACATGTTTGTCCATATCTTGAAAACAATCAGAGATAAGATAGAGACCTTAAtaagcaaaaaagatcagcaagacaatattaataaataggtCAGCCGATATCGACAGTCAACTCTCTAAtatgagttattgtcctttattggTGATGTTTTCCAAagttttgtgtgttttgtttatttacttgAAACTATGATAACAGATAAAACTATAAAAGCAAAAATGGTCAGCAAGACATAATCtacaaataaggaaataaaatattattgctGAAATTGTCAGTTGACTATTTTACAGGGGTTATATATGTCCTTTAAATAACGATTTTTTTCCACTTGTATGTGTGTTTGACAACTATGTTGAAAACTGttaacatatatattgaaaatatgaataGCAATAGTGATAGGTGAAATTAGATCTACCGTAAGTCTATATTGCTGAAATTGTTTGACTCAAATCACCTTAAATGATGTTAACTAATTTGTTTGgtatttttgcctattatcttaACGAAACTATAACAGATGGAGAAAATTAAATGATCAACAAgacgatctacaaataagccaacAAATCCTCGCAATATGCAATGATTGTTTACCATGTGTTGCCTAGTGTCATGAAAACTAAAATATAGAGAAGTAGaaactttaaaatgtaaaaatgatcAGCAGAACAATTTCTACAAATACATTTACATTACTGCATCCTTTATGAGAATTTTAACCAAATAAAGGCATCAGTAATATactgtataccgctgttcaaaaagtTGAGATTGTTGAAGACACTGGCTCTCTATAAAAATCATAGGTACTTAAAAACTAAATCTCATTTAGTTGTCTCTCTCGATCAAACGAACGATAGATTCATCACGTCGTAAAACTCGATGGTTAATTAATTGCGTAGTATGTAAAATGTAGAGTATCTATATTTTTCAGGATTAACATGGATTTTTGGATTTTTTACAATAGAGAAAGCAAGTATAGTCTTCCAGtacatttttactattttgaatGTCTTACAaggatttattattttcattcttttcaCTGCAAGAGAAAAGAGAGTTCGTCAAAATTGGCAGAAACTTTGTTGTAAACgaacaacaaaagaaaaatatttgcaGAGCGACACAAATACTGACCGCAATAGAAGCAAAGATAGAATCTTAACAAGCAGTACAAATGACGATACAAAGTTTACTGGGGAAGATCAGAATACTAGTAGTTGTATTTAGTAGTATAAACGAACTTGCATTtgcagaagaaaaaaatacttgaatCTGAGATGTAGCAGAGTGTCATGATTTTTTTCGTTGAGAAAAAACTACCACATTATCCAACgacaattatatttttggtttataGTTTGAATAAAGCTATAAAACATAATGTACTATATAATTACATAACTTGTACTTTTTGTTACATTCTATTGTAACTGAACGTTTAGAAGTTTTTTGTTTCGATAATGATTGTTCTGtgcatacaaatgtatatatttttttgaaatacattCCTTTTCTAGATTGTTGTCTCTCAATTGGCCAAATAGTATAATATCTTATTTATAGAAATGTTTAATGAACCAAACATGCTTTTAGTTTTTTAGtttgatttgtaaataaaaaattattattatggGCTCTTTTTTATATAGCTAAGCGGTATGGTTGGAAAATGTACATATCTGTCTGGCCggtttcattaaaaaaagtttaattgtttcAATTATAGGTTTTTGTAGTTTTTCAGTTAATCAAAAACAGTACGaaattgcgttgtcagtttgttttcgacttgtgaggTAGAGGTTCCCTcttgtactattatattattcatttatgtattcttgcatttatttgtactgtattcctctcatgtaatgttgtcattttagcgttATATTTAAAATTGCCATAAGTCGTGAGGTTaagctagccacaaaaccaggttcagcccaccatttcttcttaaaatgtccttACCAAGtggggaatatgacagttgttatctaatagttcgtccccatgtatgttgcattgtcgtttttagCTCCCctagcccaaagggccaagtgagcttttcccatcacttggcgtccggcgtccgacgtcgtcgtaaacttttacaaaaatcttctcctctgaaactactggaccaattttaaccaaacttagccacaatcatcattggggtatctagtttaaaaaatgtgtggcgtgaccccgccaaccaaccaagatggctgccatggctaaaaatagaacataggggtaaaatgcagtttttggcttataactcaaaatcaaagcatttagagcaaatctgacgggataaaattgtttatcaggtcaagatctctctgccctgaaattttcagatgaattggacaaccggttgttgggttgctgcccctgaattggtaattttaaggaaattttgatgtttttggttattatcttgaatattattacagatagagattaactgtaaacagcaataatgttcaaaaaaataagatttacaaataagtcaacatgaccgaaatagtcagttgacccctttaggagttattgccctttatagtcaatttttaaccatttttcgtaaatctaggtaatctattacaaaaatcttctcctctgaaactactgggccaaattaatccaaacttggccacaatcatctttggggtctctagtttaaaaaatgtgtggcgtgacccggttaACTAACCAAGAtagctgccatggctaaaaatagaacataggggtgaaatgtagattttgacttatatctctgaaaccaaagcatttagagcaaatctgacatggagtaaaatcattcatcaagtgaaaatctatctgccctgaaactttcagacaaatcggacaacctgttgttgggttgctgccccggaactagtaattttaaggaaattttgcagattttggttattatcttggatattattatagatagagataaactgtaaacagctataatgttcagcaaaataagatctacaaataagtcaacaagaccaaagttgtcaattgaccccttaaggagttattgctctttatagtcaattgttaacaattttcataaatttttgttaatttttgtaaatttttaggaaatagTTTTTCACTGttattactgggccaagttcattatagatagagataattgtagcaacaagaatattcagtaaagaaagatctacaaacacatcaccatcaccaaaactcaattttgtcatgaatttatctgtgtttattgttaatttgcacatagaccaaggtgagcgacacagattcttgagagcctctagttttttgtagcacttcagtgttctgttgtgtCGTTATTTCCCTGTAACACAGCAACCTTTTGATtttctatggattttttttccagattttgaagaaacaaatatattgtttttgaccctgagaaaaaatgtttgtttcaccctcagcttcCACtatattaaattgagaatggaaatggagaatgtgtcaaagcgacaacaacccgaccatagagcagacaacagccgaaggtcaccaatgggtcttcaatgtagcgagaaactcccgcacccggaggcgtccttctgctggcccctaaacaaatatttatactcCTTcggtgataatggacgtcatacttaattccgaattatacacaagaaactaaatttaaaaatcattcaagattaattagttatcaaaggtgccaggattataatttagtacgccagacacgcgtttcgtctacataagactcatcagtgacgctcatatcgaaatatttataaagccaaacaagtacaaagttgaagagcattgaggatccaaaaatccagttgtgccaaatacgtctaagttAATATATGCCTgaaataagaaaatcattagtttttcgaaaaattcaaagtccAGACGCtgtggggttaaacatttttttttagatttcaaccctcccctataactctagccaatgtagaaaaacaaacttactaatacgcacagtaaaactcagttcaagagaagtccgagtccgatatcagaatatgaaacataagaaaataaacaaaatgacaataatacatattaaataaaacagagcagttactgacatgccagctccagacctcaattaaactgatttaaagattatgtcttcatcttatgaatatcaggcacaatccttcttGTTAGgtgtttagtattataccatcatgaaatgtatgagaagaacataaccagtgtcatgtcaacaactggtATTAAAATACAGGTGTTTAATTCCGATTCAAAGAccctataaaagagggacgaaagataccaaagggacagtcaaactcataaatataaaataaactgataacgccaaggcttaaaatgaaaaagacaaacagacaaacaatagtacacatgacacaacatagaaaactaaagaataaacaacacgaaccccaaacaaaaactaggggtgatctcaggtgatccggaagggtaagcagatcctgctccacatgtggcacccgtcgtgttgttaatgtgataacaaatccggtaagtagtctaattcggtaggtcacattcatgaaagggaaggggattgtagttacgacgtaaggaacatatccgatatcatttgtgaaacggttattcgataacggtcaacaaactcgtgatggcgtccgtaaaatttacgaagggatgatttcaacttcaccatttggaactcttgatttaatagcttcttGTGAAAatcaaacctctatcaagaaaattatgatagtaAATGCAagtacgggaatatcgtatcaattgggagatatataccccatatgcaggtgctgctggaatattggaatataagtgaatcaatattaaagccaaaaccCGCATTTTTAATGACctaacaacagtatcgtaactatatcccttcttttttgaaaaataagtctgtttaaagtttttgttagcttttgaggtgaatactgaaatttttgtgctttgtaaagaatattaccataaaaaattggatgtgaaatacctgaacgtataagatagatataggaagatgtggtgtgagtgccaatgagacaactctccatacaaataacaatttaaaaagtaaaccattataggttaaagtacggccttcaacacggagccttagctcacaccgaacaacaagctataaagggccccaaaattactagtgtaaaaccattcaagatgtctgcatgttgagcgtcactgatgagtcttttgtagacgaaacgcgcgtctggcgtatatacaatatttagtcctggtatttttgatgagtttattaacaaccactgggtcgatgccactgctggtggagatttatttccccgagggtatcacaagcccaacAGCACTTTTGTggtgacatgaaatatcattgatatggttatatttatcaattaattgtttacaaaatttaaaatttttgaaataataaggctttttttacctcaggcatagattaccttagctgtatttggcaaaacttttaggaattttgatccgcaatgctcttgaacttcgtactatatttggtcttttaacctttttggattcgagcgtcactgatgagtcttttgtagacgaaacgcgcgtctggcatatatcctaaatttagtcctggtatctttgatgagtttatttgagttatatgtaatgctaaaattgaaagaaaaaattgttttcgacttgtcgccagaaaatttgattgtttttgcCGAAAGCGAATAAAAAAGTTTGTCCGAAAAAATTttatagccccccccccccccctttcccaagaaaatcaaatggttgctgtcttatagttgatatgtttcccttggtttaagtttgtaaccagATTTGTTATCTCTCagtcaatttatgacttttgaacagcgatatactcaactactgttgcctttatttgtatctTTCGTATCGCTTTTACagttactataagcaataggtcaaacACATTTGGTGTATGGGATGATTGTGAGGTGTGCGTGTCTGTATGGGAGGGACCATATAAagttaacctcattttcatggttcattcatCAATGATAGGTTTTTGTGGTTTAATATGCCAGTTTATCAGAAACTACAAGCGATATGCACTATATTTCGTCATATGAATCTCattttcagtagttgtcgtttattgatgtggttcataagtgtttctcgtttcttgtttttacgTTTAcaaatgtgacttggatggaaagtatctcattgacactcataccatatctacTTATACCCATCTATGTTATAATGATAGTtatgtgtatggaatgattgtaagcaGTACAtgcctgtctggcatggttcatctgaccgtgACTTTCATAGCTTATTGATAacgggcggatccagtcattttgaaaagggggttccaaacccaggacaaaaaggggggatgttccaaccatatgtccccattgatttcaaatgcattgattgtccaaaaaggggggttccaaccccggacCCCCCCCACCTGAATCGGCCGCTgtgataatgttaagtttatgtgatactcgTGATTAAACCTTCATAGTACAGACTaactttcaacataaattcaatCAAAAGTAAACGTGTGGTTCTGAAAGAGTACTActatagtgctgaaagtggcgtcaaacaccaacaatcaattcaTAGTATCTCTCAAATACGCAGCTAACTCCCATATTCGTTAGAAGTGGCAAACAGTCACCCTAGTTCAATACACACTAAATGTACTGAAATGTCAATAGGCTTAAACCTACATTGTAGTTATAAACAACAGCACAACATAACGCACCTCGTTAATATCAATGACCTAGAAATCATACATTCTTTGAACTTGTTTAACATCTACTGACGACAGAGAAGACAAACGGTCGTATCCGTGATAATGGTATTCATATACAATTATTAAGGACGCgccatattagaaaaaaaatgaacagaGTATTCTTTTCCCCATGATTTCATTGTTTTGAGCTATCAGTAAACCTTGATTTGAGTCGTCTGGATACtagccttttttatttttaatgttctaTCGAATACATGATCTATAGTTTTCCATTCCCTCGTCATAAAATCAGACATTTAAAGTATTTCATGCCAAAGATGATATTGTTGTAAAAGCTATCAATTATACATATTACTAGTAATTGTTTATCCATTTATTTTTGCTATTAGCatacaatttcattatttttacatGTGTTCCGTGCGCAACAAAACCCAAACTGATCATAATAGTAAGGCTCAAGACAGTTATCACTGTTAGTCAGGGCAGTATCTGGACAAACGCATTTGTAATCCTGACTACCAACAGCTTGACATTTGGCTGGTTCGTTACAAACGGAAGCCTTGGCACATGGATCAGGATACGTGACTGTACTTTGTGGTTGAATCGTTGTTGGTATTGTTGTTGGTTTGGCTGTCGAAAGCGATGTTCCTTGCTGTCCGGTTGAATGTTCACAAGTTGAACCATCGTATCCGTGTTCACACTGACAACTAAAGGAGTTTCCGTGTAACAAGCAAGTTCCATGTTTACAGGGATTTGAGTCGCATGCGTTTATTTTTACTTCACAGTATGGTCCTGTGAACCCGATAACGCAGTTACATACATGACCAAGGATATTCGAGGAGCAAGAACCGCCATTTTTGCAAGGCGATGATGAGCAATGGTCTGTGTACTGGCACCTTTCTCCTGTAAATCCGATAGTGCATACACATTGAAAATCCTTCGACAATTCTAAACACTTTCCTATAAATTATATAGTAAATAAAATGTTAGTACTCAAATAGATTTCCATAATAATCAAAATTAAGTAAcactatttttttattcaaacagcAAAAAACAATCATGCACGATCTACAAATTCCAATAAAACCATCCTTTAACCCCtaatgatttttcttttaatgGTCTGACGCGGTTTAAAGCACATACTAATCTCTGACAAGTACTGCTGATTTCAATTAATAAATCTTATTCTTAAACTTTATTTATGAATGATGTTTCTTTCTTTAGTGGCAGTATTCAACCAACTGTCAGTGTTACCTAAGCTAGCTTCTAGAAGTAGGGAGTAATTTTAAGTTGCAAGTTACGAAGGAGTCTGGCCAGTGGTGTTGGTGTATGGTATGATCTGTTTCGATATATTGTTGTGATTTATCCTTTATTTCTTGTGTTATaccttattttaaataattgaccTTAAATGCGTACTTTTTGCTTATTAAAACTGTTTTGCATTTTCAAACTATAACGTATAAACGGAaagaaaaaactgtaaacagtGATAATGATAAGAAAAtcaaattcttcaaaaatgtcaatgatttttactttttctaaTTGCCTTTTCTACCCTTTAAACAAGAATCATCATTCCAAACTAGAAGACAAATTCTTTCATTGAAAGAATTTGTcttgttttgtttcataaaatagattaaaaaaaagagattaaaaaaaaaaaggattgccATAGGAAGTGATAACTTCactttatttcaaacaaaatattctctgaaactgacactATCAAGGAGCTTCATATATGTTTGACAGATGCTTAATAGGAAACACCGATATTCATTATAAGTAATATACTAGTACATCAGACTTACCTCCGTTACTACAAGGGTTTTGTGAGCAAGGATGATTTACACTACCGTTGCTACCGCAAACTTTACATTTCACTACAAGTAAAAGGCAAGCAAGTATTTACATACATATCTTATCGGTTGTTGTACATGACTGTACTAGTTTGTATTCTTTCATTTAACAATGCGGTATACAAAAAAGTAATACAACGAGACGAATAACTCATTCAGAtaagtttatttttatcttatttgaAATATTATCTATCCATCTTGTGAATTTTGTAATTTGATACGTCTATCCTCCAAAACATCTAAAGTGAAATGTGTTtttatcttctttaaaaagtttctaTGTGTATATGTGCATACTGTTTGTTATTTACTCATTTAGTCATTATATGGTTAATTGGTAGATATACTAAATGGTTTAAAAATTAGTGTACCTTCTAAGTGATCTAGTCGATCTTGCACATCCTTGaacattttcaacaatttatccaTTTTATCATTTAAGTCTGATGTGTTCGTTGACATATTATTCACAGATATCTGCAAATACAAGAAATTGGGAGTTTATGGGGTATTACAATTACCATTGATATTCTTGTCTTCATAGGTTACGTATTATATAACCTTTTCAATACCTACTTCCGTAAATCATAGATCACATGAATTTTTATGAAAACCAATTTGGCCTTGAAAATAATTATGTACCTTGTAGATTATTTCAGTTATTCATTTCTAGCATAATTTTGGGGGTTTTTGTTTGCTAACTCTCGGTCGCGGTAGGTCTAGTCATTGTTATCAGTTCCTGGTGATATTGTCGGTACAGATTCAGGCTGAGAAAAGTAATGATACGGACATTAGTACTGTATGTGTAGCTGGAATAAGCGATATGTATGATTTGACAATCAAGTAAAGCAAACATAATTTAATGTTGCTAAAAACTTTTAAAGTATTAAAGCTTATTGTAATAGCTTGAATTAATAATATAGTATGAATAACACCTCCACGCAATGtagatataaaatatgtatctcttatcattgagagttttttttgttttttttatgtttatttttgtgtttgtattttgtaaatgtcagctggtatcatttctgtataggaatttacaccattaaaaataattgatttgattagatttataaaaaatgaatttggtctaaaaatgtcgttttcaatgcaataacaagattttttttaaagtgtctgTATATATGGTTGTATTTCCTTCGACAGTTGCATTGGTATGTGTACATACAAATGgctttattctgtattttttaataACAGAATTGTAAGTcgaaatttaacttttttaacgAAAGAATAATGTCAGATTGATTATATCTTTTTATCTGAAATATacagtctgtttgtttacatttttgaacatattcactcgaaaaaaaGTTGTCACATTCGAAAAAAAACCGATCAAACCACTataaaaccacgatcctagccagACACGATACCTACCGTGATGTTAGAAAGTTATTATACAAATAACTATTGAGTAGTTTCAGTCATAATATTGAATATACCCTTTAAAttcttgtatataaaaatatagaacaaagccCTGTTTTTAGACATAAGAatgcaaaattcaaaaaaatacatttataaaatatatatttccttACAGTGTCAGGCTCTTGAAACTTGTTttactaaatgttttgtttttttttgccttttttattcACGATCGATAGTTATTCCTAAGCTGTTGCTCGCATTAAAATTAAACGATTTAAAAGAGTTGTTTTTCTTAaccttttttgtacatttttacatcAAGAAATAATCAAAGGggatatttaatttaattaatattttttctaagTTATGATTTTATCTcgatttgtattttaatttcagCTAAGTTTCTTAATCAATACTAATATAAGTATGAAAATCTTGCAATCGTTGTGAACCATGACGGTACTTACTGCATCAGAAATGTTTTTCTGTATGTCTCGTATCAGGTCTTGGTTATCTTTAAGTTCCGCAGTTTCTACTTGAACATTGTGTTTCAGTGTTAACAGTTCGTGTTCTGTATTAGATATTCTAGAGTCAAACTGCTTCACGGCTTCTATTTCTTGTTTAATTGTACAAAATTCAGTTTCAAACGCTGGAAAAAAACAACCCACAAAGACTTAAGATACTAAAATGATCGTACGGTAGATTGCTTCATGCCGCTTTCACACTAAAATGCTATATATGGCATCGAGTCTGACTTATATGCTGTAAATATAAACCAATGttataaattatattaataatatttacGCCTAAAAAAAATAGTATGCAGAGCTTTCGTAGCGATTGTGACACAACTTTAGGTTTGTGCAACCATCTAAACCTTGGAAACTGCAGGTTCACTTCGTGGgtatcaaagagggacgaaagataccaaagggactgtcaaactcataaatctaaaacaaactgacaacgccatggctaaaaatgaaaaggacaaacaaacaacagcacacacgacacaacatagaaaactaaagaataaacaacacgaaccccttcaaaaaactaggggtgatctcaggtgctccggaagggtaagcagatcctgctccacatgtggcacccgtcgtgttgattatgtgataacaaatccggtaaatagtctaattcggtaggttacattcgtgaaagggaaggggattgtagttacgacgtaaggaatatatccgatatcatttgtgaaacggttattccataacggtcaaccaactcgtgaaagcgtccgtaaaatttaggaagggatgatttcaacttcaccatttggaactcttggtttaatagcttccttgtgagcagcaaccctctatcaagaaaatcatgataggaaatgcaagcacgggaatatcgtatcagttgggagatatataccccgtatgcaggtgctgctggaatgttgctacttagaaatggaaagttcacaattggaaagctgaaatcatctcttttggtgaaaagttttgttttcaaccgaccctcattgtcaatttctagatgtaagtcaagatatgaggccgacttaactgtatctgtagtatcctttatctctagctcgattggatagacgcgttccacatagtcaccaaattttgaattatttagtgaaagaacatcatctatgtagcgaaaagtagagtttaaggatattgctaacttcttatctttcttcctaagaagttcctgcaaggagtcagcctcataataataaagaaacaagtcggcaagtagaggggcacagtttgttcccattggaataccgacagtctgttgaaaaacacgtcctccgaacgtaacaaatatgttgtcaatcaagaaatcaagtatAAGACAGTCGTT
It includes:
- the LOC139510195 gene encoding adhesive plaque matrix protein 2-like; amino-acid sequence: MKTFHIICLLLVIVLEIHYGETAKCSITASSFETEFCTIKQEIEAVKQFDSRISNTEHELLTLKHNVQVETAELKDNQDLIRDIQKNISDAISVNNMSTNTSDLNDKMDKLLKMFKDVQDRLDHLEVKCKVCGSNGSVNHPCSQNPCSNGGKCLELSKDFQCVCTIGFTGERCQYTDHCSSSPCKNGGSCSSNILGHVCNCVIGFTGPYCEVKINACDSNPCKHGTCLLHGNSFSCQCEHGYDGSTCEHSTGQQGTSLSTAKPTTIPTTIQPQSTVTYPDPCAKASVCNEPAKCQAVGSQDYKCVCPDTALTNSDNCLEPYYYDQFGFCCARNTCKNNEIVC